The segment AGGCCGATATCAAATCGAACTTTCTCGCCGGCAAACGCCCTGTCCATTGCTTCGCGAATTCGGTTGGCGACCGCATCGTCATAGGTCCACCACGCACATTCGGCGAAATGCTTCCCGATCACGTCCTCACGTTCCAGGCCGGCAATGTTCATCGATCGATCATCGACTTCCAGCAATAGCCCATCACTACCGATGACGCCAACGAGCCCCAGCTGATTGTTGATGACACGTCGCAGGTGTTCTTCGCTGGACCGCAACGCCTGCTCCGCTCGCGTCCGCTCGATCCGCAGATAAAGCATGTCGCCGATCTCGCGAAGTAATTCGATTTCATCCTGACGCCACGAATAGCGTTCATCTTTCTGGGCAGCAAGAATGAAGGTCAGCCGCTGTTCTTGCGTGCATCCAACAACGACCAGGGAGTGGATGTCCAGTTCAGCAAAACTGGCTGCCAGTTCGGAGTCGCGCATCAAAGCCGTATCGTCAACGACCAGAATGCCGCCTTCCCTGAGCTCATGCCTTTCTTCGACGGACCAGAAATCCGCCATTTCATAGAGGCCCTCTATGTTTGGATGGTGTTCGGCGTGTTCGTCATGAAAGACGTTGGCAATTTCTGCCCGATCGTCGATATCCACCAACAGGCAATGGGCAAGCCCAAGAAATTTTCGAATCTGTGAACACGCCGCGCGGATAATTTCATCCGGCGTATGCAAGTCGTTGATCGAACTGACAAGATCCGCAAAGAAAGCAAGCGATATTTCGCCACGTTTCCGGGACGTAATGTCCGACGCGATCCCAGTGACGCGGACTGCGTTGCCTTCCTGGTCGCGATCAACGACGCCATCGATTTTGGTCCAGATAATTTCACCGTCCGTGCCACGACGAGCGCGGATCTCGTAGTCCTCCCTCTTCGAATCCGAATTCAGAATCGAATCGATGACCTCTTCAACAACGGGGCGATCTTCCGGCAGCGTCAGTTCCAGGAAAGCATCCGGAGTCTCGGCGAATTCACCTTTCTCGAAACCGTAGATCTCATAAAGTCGATCTGACCAACTGATACGATTGGCGGCAATGTCCCAGACCCATGTCCCCATCTGACCGGCCTCCAGTGCCAGGCTCAAATGCCTTTCCCGCTGACGGGCCTTTCGTTCGGCTCGCTTGCGATCACTGATATCGACTCCCGAAGGAATCAGATGCGTGATGGAGCCCTGATCATTGCGTACCGGGATCATCATGAAATCGATGTCCATCGGTTGATCGTTTTTCATTCGCACCGTTTCGTCATAGCGAACGGTCTCACCGCCAGTCGCTTTGGCGACCGCCTTCTTCAGCCTGGCGGCGACCCGGGAACTGTAGCTCCACCAGTAACAGTCCCAAAATGGTTTGCCGATCACGTCTTCGCGGCTCAATCCGCCCGCATTGAGCGCCGTCTGGTTGACCTCCAACATGATGCCTGAGGGGTCAAGCACGCCAACGAAATTCAGCATGTTATCGATGACTCGTCGCAAACCCGCATGCTGTTCGGCGATTTCACGTTCCCAGATTCGGCGCTGTGAAATGTCCCGAAACGTAACCACACAGCCCAAAATTTCGTCGTCGATCATCTTCGGGTACGACCAGTACTCAACCTCCAGCGACGCCCCGTCGGCCCGCCAGAAAACTTCGGTGTCCACGTGTACCTGTTCCCCGCGCAAATACGCCTGATTGATCAGGCACTCGTGTTCAGGATATGGCTGGCCGTCCACTTTTGTGTGATGGATCAGTTCATGCATTGAATGGCCAATGAAATCACTGGGGCAGTCGTACCCCAGAATTCGGGCAGCGGCCTGATTGGCAAACGTGCACTTTCCATCGACGTCAATTCCGTAAATGCCTTCCGCGGTAGCCGCAAGAATTGCGCTCATTCGCTTTTCGCGATGCTTGCGACGGTAGTTCGATCGCTTCAGCTCCGTGATGTCCGTTGCCAAAACACAGGTTCCAACCAGTTCGCTCTGGTCATTGACATCGGGAGTAAAGGTCACACTCGCGAACCGGATCCCCTCCTCGGGATCGCGTGGCATTGCCATCTCGTATTGTTGGCGGTCTCCTCGCAATGCCGCGTCCAGGCAGTCCGCCAGTTCCGCGAAAGGCCCCGTCATCAAACCGTCCGCCAGGCTTCCAACAATCTGGCTCGACGGCTGCCCAATCCAGTCGCAGAACTTTTGGTTGGCAAACTGACAACGGCGATTGATATCAATGTACGCGATTGCAGCCGGGACTGTATTGGTAATGGATCGAAACTGCCGATCCGCCTGCCGATAGCCTGCTTCCTTACGACGAAATTCGGTGACGTCAGTAAAGGTAATCACCAATCCATCCAGCAGCCCCTGATTCGTCCGGTAGGGCAGGGCTTTGCGAACAAAGTACCGCTCATCATGGGTTCCGATCGTTAGCTGTTCCGGTTCCGATTCACTGACATCTGTGGGACGCGGAATGGGAGGCATAAAATGCGCACGCGATTCGATGCTCTCCAGCGAACGTCCAATGTCGTTCGGCTGAAGCGGATAGATCGCGGTTACCGCCGGCGTGAAGCTTCGGATCAACAAATTGTTATCCAGAAAGATCGTGGCCGTCTGTGTGCTGCGGATCAGGTTGTCCAAATCCTCGGCGACGCGTTGATGCTGACCTCCGGTGAGCAGGGCACCAACGGCGGGAGTTGCGGGCCCGCTCTCCAGAGCTGCGGTTTGAGCCGATTTACCGAAGGGCACCTGTTTGCGCAAAAATTCGAGCACCTGAGACGCAAGCTCTGCGGGCGCTTGACCTGCGTGACAAACCAGTGCCAATCCTCCGACTTCCCGAATTGCACTCAAACCGTTTTCGACGAAGGCATCTTCATTCGCAAAAGACACCCCGACAGCAGATGATTGAAACATATCCGCCAGCGACTTAAAAATAGGCTCAACCAAATCCTCGCCAGCAGCGTCTCTCTTGACCACCGAAACACGGAACGAGCCACTGGCAATCGCAACGCGGCGACGCGGCGGTACGACGTAGATCCTGCCGGGCTCAATCAGCATCCGGTTCTTGACCGGAGTAACCTGCAGCGCAGAATCCCCTTGCAGCCAGCGGGCCGGATCGCGTTGGGACGCGGGAGGAATTATCACGACCGATTCGGATCCGACTTTCAGGATCTGTTGGCAGAACTGGCGAACCGTCGAGGCATCCCTGTTCGACGTGCACAGCTCAATTAGATGCTGATTGCCTTGCGGTTCAGCGCTGGCCTGGCCATCGAAAGATTCACTCGAATCACGGTCAGTCGAATGCATGTAGGGTAGGTGCCGGAGGCAGCCGTGTGAATGTTAAGTTGCAACTCGAAAGGACGACATTGCATGACGGCCATTGACATAGTCCGGACCGCCCCAAGTCCAGAATTGTATGCCAAAGCCGCCGTATTGTCTTTGGCCGGACCGGCAATATTCCAGGCGGAACCTTTCCAACATCCGCCTTTTTCCATGATTCATAACCGTCCAGATGAGGACCGGGCGCTGGAAACTTTGCAATGCCTGCCCGGCGCTCACGTTAACCTTGCGCGGCGAAGCCAGAGACTTATACCGGTACGCTGTCTACGAATCCTGAGGCTTCCGAATCTGGCGCAGCAAAAAGATGTCGCTCAGGCGCTTGGTAGCAGCCGCCGAGTCGTATCGAAGAAGGCATCCACAAAACGCTCGGCATCGGCCTGCGCAATGGATCGTGGGTCGTATTGCATGCTGAAGCGCACTTGGCCTGAATACTCATAGACAACGATAGCGATCGGCATCCCTCGGTGCATCGTCGGAACAACCTCGACCTCGGTCACCGCGACACCGTCCACATTTTGGCAGTCAAAGAACTCGAATCCGCGGTCAAGGCGGCCGAGATTCGAAAACAGGGTGGTTGCGGTTACGTTTTGTGGCGACCCGAACCGCGCTATTCCTCCGGGCAACCGGCGAAAGAGCCCCAGCACTCGCCAAAAGTTCAAACTCAACCGCCAGCGTTGCACGACTCGAACTTCCTGATCAACGCTATGCAGCAGCGTTGCTGGATTGGCAACCTCGTCTCGCGACCGATCAAAGCTTATCACCGTGCAATGATTGCAGGCCGACAATCGATTGCTTGACGAGTTGCGTTCGTTAAAAGGAATTGCCAGGCGAAGATGACTGCCTTTCGCTTCCATCCTGTGCCGGGTCTGATATTCGTCGATGGCAACGTAGAGGTTTCGGGCTAACAAAGAATTCGTCGAAACGCGATTGTCGCGAGCGCACTTTCGCAAGTCCGCGCTGGTCTGCCGGTCGAAACAACGCGTGATGACTTTGGCCGGGACCGGGTCAAGGCCCGCGGAGTCGATGGGCTTACCAAGCAGAGGGATCACTTTGCGGCCCAGCACCTGAACCGTTGCCCGGACCGACTTCCATTGCCCTGGCAACAGTTTCACTGCCTGCAATACGGAAACTGAAGGACGGCATCTTCGCAAAAGCTGATTCTGGTCGTAGTCGCCGGCAGGTTCTTTCCCACAATAGATTCGCCACCAGTCCTGAAACAGCTGCAGGAACCCGAGCCCGTCGAATGCAACATGATGGACGTGAAAAAGCATCGTCGAAGATGAATCCGGCCTCGAGTAGCAGTGGACTCGCAGAGGCCTTTCTTTTTCCGGATCAAACCAGGGCTGCGGATAGCCGGCCTCTTCAAACTCATTTTCGAACCATTGAATTTCGATTCGTCGCGGACAATGAACCCATCGTGATTTGCCATTCGAGCCGACTTCGATGCGCGAGCTGGCCAGCACGTGATGCTCGCAGACTTTGTCGATCGACTGCTGAGCCTTCGCACGGTCCAGGTGACTGTTGAGCTGGAACTTTACGAAGAAGGACGACGGCGCGTCAGGGTGATCGCGATAGAGGAATAGTTCTTCAAAAGCAGACAGTGGAAACGATTGCTGGTCACTCATTCTTCTGCCCCAAATCGCCATCGCAACAAGCGAACGTAGGCATCCACTCCGGATTTCAATATTGCTCCGCCAGGGATCCAGTTCGGTTTCTTCAGCGACTGAATCAGCGCAAGCAATTCGGAACGATGCCCCATCGCCAGCTCCGCCAACAATCGTCCGGATGTAGTTCCGTGTGCGATTCCGTGTCCGTTGTAGCCAGTTGCAAAATACACATTGTCCGACGACTGACCGAACAGGCTGCCGCCGTTGGCGGTGATGCTGATTGGGCCACTCCACGTGTTGGCGACTTGCATTTTGCTCACATCTGCCACCCCGGAAAATCGTGACTGCAGCGTTCGCAACTGGAAACTGGCGACCCGCTTGAGTTCGGCTTTGGGATCTGCGGACCGCGTCCCGAACTCGGCAGTATTGCGAATGAACAATCGATTTCCCACACGGCGAATTGAACTTCCGACTCTTTCTGACGAAGTGATCCCCCACGCAGGATTTTCCTGACCACTTGTTGGAAACTCGACCTCGCTAACAAACGTCCGCATCGGAAACACACGATGCTTGCCGATGCCAAACTGATTCGCAAACGCATTCACAGACAGAATCATTTGACCCGATTCGATCACGATCCCGCCGTCAACGATCGCGTTTCCGTTTGGCAGAACAGCAGTCACCGCGGAGTTCGTCATCAGCGTCACGTTGGGCGGCAAAGTCTCGATCAGGCCTCGGAGCAGTTTCGCCGGGTTCACCATCACCGATTCCGTTTGTCGAATCGCGGCGTGATAGGTGGCCATGGAAGTGTGCTCGCGAACCTGTTCTCCAGATAGTCGCACGATTGGCGAACCCAATGCTTCGAGCGACCGGGCTATCCTGTTGAGCGACTTCATCCCGGGTGCGGCTCGGGCTCCGATCAATCGCCCAGCATTATTCCAGTCGCAATCGATCCTGTGATGCTCAACAAGCTCACGCAGCTGCCGAATCCCGTCGCTCCCCAGACGGTAGAGTTTTTCGTTTTCCGGTAGCCGCGGGTGATAGAAATGGCCAATCGGCACAACGAATCCGGACGAGCGACTGGAGCTTCCATCGAGGACTTCGCCAGCGTCAACGATCAACACACGATCGTCAGGTTTCGCGATCGCGATTCGCCGCGCAGCTGCGACTCCCGTGAATCCTGCTCCAACGATCAGCCAGTCGACCGACTGGTCCTGCTCGACTTTCGAAAACGTCGGCAACGTCCCGACACCGTCAAGCCAACTGTTGTGTTCGAGTGTTGGTTCGGAACAGGGCATTGCTCGCACGCAGGTTTTTGCGATCCTAGAAACTGCTGGCTGCGGATTGGCTTGAGTGATTGGCTGGTCCGACGACATTCCCGTTTCTGCGACCAGAAGACTTGGCGGCTTTTCGCTCAAGCAACGTCAAAAACACTTTTACAGGTTCGATATTGATCAGCGCGATCGTTTCTTCGGAAGAATACTTCATTCCGGGCAAGGTCAGGGTTGCGCCGGAATAGAGCTTGGTGGGCTTGAGCCAAAACGCAAGCGACTTCATACGCGTGTTGCTGTTGTCGAACGTGAACAGAAAGCTGTTCTTTTTCGATTTGACCAGATGGCCGATCAGCAACCGCCAGAACAATATTGAGAGGAAAGGCGACTTCATTTTCGGCGCCAACCAGAGCCCGTTGATTTCAGCCACATCGCCGCGTTCGTTGAGTGACTGATGAGCCCCACGATGCTGATCGGGAATTCCTGCGATCGATCGAAACGGCCCGCTTCCAACAAGCATGACTCCGCCGCAAAGCTGGTCGTCCTCATCAAGCACGGCCAGCACGTCAGCGCGATCGACGTAGTGGGTCGGGAACGCGATATCAAGCTGCTCCTCGGTACGCTTGAGATAGGAAGTACGCGAACTGCCTTCGAGGACAAC is part of the Mariniblastus fucicola genome and harbors:
- a CDS encoding NAD(P)/FAD-dependent oxidoreductase, whose amino-acid sequence is MPCSEPTLEHNSWLDGVGTLPTFSKVEQDQSVDWLIVGAGFTGVAAARRIAIAKPDDRVLIVDAGEVLDGSSSRSSGFVVPIGHFYHPRLPENEKLYRLGSDGIRQLRELVEHHRIDCDWNNAGRLIGARAAPGMKSLNRIARSLEALGSPIVRLSGEQVREHTSMATYHAAIRQTESVMVNPAKLLRGLIETLPPNVTLMTNSAVTAVLPNGNAIVDGGIVIESGQMILSVNAFANQFGIGKHRVFPMRTFVSEVEFPTSGQENPAWGITSSERVGSSIRRVGNRLFIRNTAEFGTRSADPKAELKRVASFQLRTLQSRFSGVADVSKMQVANTWSGPISITANGGSLFGQSSDNVYFATGYNGHGIAHGTTSGRLLAELAMGHRSELLALIQSLKKPNWIPGGAILKSGVDAYVRLLRWRFGAEE
- a CDS encoding PAS domain S-box protein; protein product: MHSTDRDSSESFDGQASAEPQGNQHLIELCTSNRDASTVRQFCQQILKVGSESVVIIPPASQRDPARWLQGDSALQVTPVKNRMLIEPGRIYVVPPRRRVAIASGSFRVSVVKRDAAGEDLVEPIFKSLADMFQSSAVGVSFANEDAFVENGLSAIREVGGLALVCHAGQAPAELASQVLEFLRKQVPFGKSAQTAALESGPATPAVGALLTGGQHQRVAEDLDNLIRSTQTATIFLDNNLLIRSFTPAVTAIYPLQPNDIGRSLESIESRAHFMPPIPRPTDVSESEPEQLTIGTHDERYFVRKALPYRTNQGLLDGLVITFTDVTEFRRKEAGYRQADRQFRSITNTVPAAIAYIDINRRCQFANQKFCDWIGQPSSQIVGSLADGLMTGPFAELADCLDAALRGDRQQYEMAMPRDPEEGIRFASVTFTPDVNDQSELVGTCVLATDITELKRSNYRRKHREKRMSAILAATAEGIYGIDVDGKCTFANQAAARILGYDCPSDFIGHSMHELIHHTKVDGQPYPEHECLINQAYLRGEQVHVDTEVFWRADGASLEVEYWSYPKMIDDEILGCVVTFRDISQRRIWEREIAEQHAGLRRVIDNMLNFVGVLDPSGIMLEVNQTALNAGGLSREDVIGKPFWDCYWWSYSSRVAARLKKAVAKATGGETVRYDETVRMKNDQPMDIDFMMIPVRNDQGSITHLIPSGVDISDRKRAERKARQRERHLSLALEAGQMGTWVWDIAANRISWSDRLYEIYGFEKGEFAETPDAFLELTLPEDRPVVEEVIDSILNSDSKREDYEIRARRGTDGEIIWTKIDGVVDRDQEGNAVRVTGIASDITSRKRGEISLAFFADLVSSINDLHTPDEIIRAACSQIRKFLGLAHCLLVDIDDRAEIANVFHDEHAEHHPNIEGLYEMADFWSVEERHELREGGILVVDDTALMRDSELAASFAELDIHSLVVVGCTQEQRLTFILAAQKDERYSWRQDEIELLREIGDMLYLRIERTRAEQALRSSEEHLRRVINNQLGLVGVIGSDGLLLEVDDRSMNIAGLEREDVIGKHFAECAWWTYDDAVANRIREAMDRAFAGEKVRFDIGLFSKDGKPLMIDFMIAPVHDASGEISYLIPSGVDISDRKAAEQKLADNELRLKMAMKAAGLAAWEWTPEASFWTDELYDMIGADRNQTPSPELFFKNVHPDDVAILKDAWHRSTRRGAPYDSEFRIVRPDGQVRWIYGVGEVVRDENGEILRIFGLNWDNTAERLAAEALRESERRAQQANESKSEFLANMSHEIRTPMSAIIGYADILSGHLNDPDDLNCVSIIRNNGNFLLDIINDILDISKIEAGKLELGRKIFRLDRLLSDVQSLMLVRATEKRLAFEVSIANEIPRKIRSDSKRLKQILVNLLGNAIKFTESGSVQLSVRSERQPDETQCRTYFDVIDTGIGIESEHLTRLFDPFMQGDASVGRKFGGTGLGLAISQRLARNLDGEISVTSEPGGGSQFTLMIQSEIAKGSGFVSQSDWDQPDKAVSRRGLSPTKQTGIDGRILVVDDRREIRFIAQHFIEDAGGTVVTAENGQEAIDAVEAAEQAGQPFDLVVIDMQMPVVDGYEATRRLRASGFDKPVIALTAHAMEGDREVCLEAGCTDYLSKPLDGPLFVQKLVNYLDRDQSPNQ